The Phacochoerus africanus isolate WHEZ1 chromosome 3, ROS_Pafr_v1, whole genome shotgun sequence genome window below encodes:
- the PAX1 gene encoding paired box protein Pax-1: MLVESLPVRRISPNRMKFTLGLGSRAWRVSWERAAAAAAAGPGTGGSALGGGARRSSSPRPGRRGSRLARALPLCLSRGCGARALPDRAGPSPGRLGARQLARPRAMGKGQAEEAGGVPAPPFPRARRAREPGSLSSRVLRTPPVPGRGAFGVSRGGDVPSRRVKSRETARRAEARGACAPAHSRSRPRSVRSDSEDPPVTFGGAPGAAPVPARPPSANPPVFSPLPSLSSGASAEQTYGEVNQLGGVFVNGRPLPNAIRLRIVELAQLGIRPCDISRQLRVSHGCVSKILARYNETGSILPGAIGGSKPRVTTPNVVKHIRDYKQGDPGIFAWEIRDRLLADGVCDKYNVPSVSSISRILRNKIGSLAQPGPYEASKQPPPQPALPYNHIYQYPYPSPVSPTGAKMGSHHGVPGTAGHVSIPRSWPSAHSVSNILGIRTFMEQTGALAGSEGAAYSPKMEEWAGVNRTAFPASPSVNGLEKPALEADIKYTQSASGLSAVGGFLPACAYPASNQHGVYSSPAGGYLAPGPPWPPAAQGPPLAPPGAGVTVHGGELAAAMTFKHPSREVADRKPPSPGGKAPDGLGSLHGLPIPASTS; the protein is encoded by the exons ATGCTGGTTGAAAG CCTCCCGGTCAGACGAATTTCTCCTAATCGGATGAAGTTCACCCTAGGCCTGGGGTCGCGGGCGTGGAGAGTGTCCTGggagcgggcggcggcggcggcggcggccggccCAGGGACGGGCGGCAGCGCGCTCGGCGGCGGCGCCCGGCGCTCTTCCAGCCCGCGGCCCGGCCGCCGCGGCTCTCGGCTCGCGCGCGCCCTCCCTCTATGCCTCTCCCGCGGCTGCGGCGCCCGAGCTCTCCCGGACCGCGCCGGGCCCAGTCCCGGCCGCCTCGGCGCCAGGCAGCTGGCCCGCCCGCGCGCCATGGGTAAGGGGCAGGCGGAGGAGGCGGGGGGTGTCCCGGCGCCTCCCTTCCCTCGCGCCCGCCGTGCCCGGGAGCCCGGGTCCCTGAGCAGCCGCGTTCTCCGCACGCCGCCAGTCCCGGGGAGGGGGGCGTTCGGCGTGTCGCGGGGAGGGGATGTCCCAAGTAGACGCGTCAAAAGTCGCGAAACGGCACGGAGGGCTGAAGCGCGCGGCGCCTGCGCCCCTGCCCACTCCCGGAGCCGGCCCCGGTCCGTTCGCTCTGACTCAGAGGACCCACCGGTCACCTTCGGAGGCGCCCCGGGTGCAGCCCCTGTCCCCGCAAGACCACCCTCGGCTAACCCGCCGgtgttctctcccctcccctcactctCGTCGGGCGCGTCCGCAGAGCAGACGTACGGCGAGGTGAATCAGCTGGGCGGTGTGTTTGTCAACGGCCGGCCCCTGCCCAACGCCATCCGCCTGCGCATCGTGGAGCTGGCGCAGCTGGGTATCCGACCCTGTGACATCAGCCGGCAGCTTCGCGTCTCCCACGGCTGCGTGAGCAAGATCCTGGCGCGCTACAACGAGACAGGCTCCATCCTGCCCGGGGCCATCGGGGGCAGCAAACCCCGTGTCACCACTCCCAACGTGGTCAAGCACATCCGGGACTACAAGCAGGGCGACCCCGGCATCTTTGCCTGGGAAATCCGCGACCGGCTGCTGGCCGATGGCGTCTGCGACAAGTACAACGTGCCCTCTGTGAGTTCCATCAGCCGCATCCTGCGCAATAAAATCGGCAGCCTGGCTCAGCCCGGGCCCTACGAGGCGAGCAAGCAGCCGCCGCCGCAGCCTGCTCTGCCTTACAACCACATCTACCAGTATCCCTACCCCAGCCCTGTGTCTCCCACGGGCGCCAAGATGGGCAGCCACCACGGGGTCCCCGGCACGGCGGGCCACGTCAGCATCCCCCGTTCATGGCCCTCGGCTCACTCCGTCAGCAACATCCTGGGCATCCGGACGTTTATGGAGCAAACAG GGGCCCTGGCGGGGAGCGAAGGCGCCGCCTACTCCCCGAAGATGGAAGAGTGGGCCGGCGTGAACCGCACGGCCTTCCCCGCCAGCCCCTCCGTGAATGGGCTCGAGAAACCCGCCTTGGAGGCGGACATTAAATACACTCAG TCGGCCTCCGGCCTCTCCGCAGTGGGCGGCTTCCTCCCGGCCTGCGCCTACCCGGCCTCCAACCAGCACGGCGTGTACAGCTCGCCGGCCGGCGGCTACCTCGCCCCGGGGCCGCCGTGGCCTCCGGCGGCGCAGGGTCCCCCGCTGGCGCCCCCTGGGGCCGGCGTCACCGTGCACGGCGGGGAGCTCGCTGCAGCCATGACCTTCAAGCATCCCAGCCGAGAAG